The following proteins come from a genomic window of Opitutaceae bacterium:
- a CDS encoding ABC-2 family transporter protein, giving the protein MPSLAKYRHAFAVGLQSNLVYRWNFAIRGTFSLFHLVVVFLLWSAAYAGRDTVGGFTLAETMTYFITTLVVQFFIGAFSEDYQISEEIRNGLINQFLTKPINYFLYRLSIFISARLVSGALVLLPLALAMPLLWEFLAIPQGTWLLWHAIPALVMAAMIQFTIAYCFGLLTFWFLEIQSFVILSFAIETLFAGQVFPLDLLPASVYQAVQYLPYPYQMYFPVALLTGRITDPDAAMQGLAIQAFWVVALVVIAQLLWSRGLRRHTAVGG; this is encoded by the coding sequence GTGCCCTCGCTCGCCAAATACCGGCACGCGTTTGCCGTCGGGCTGCAGTCAAACCTGGTGTATCGCTGGAATTTTGCGATTCGCGGCACCTTCTCGCTGTTTCACCTGGTGGTCGTCTTCCTCCTGTGGAGCGCCGCCTACGCCGGCCGTGACACGGTCGGCGGGTTCACCCTCGCGGAGACAATGACCTACTTCATTACTACGCTTGTGGTGCAGTTCTTCATCGGAGCCTTCAGCGAGGATTACCAGATCAGCGAGGAAATCCGCAACGGGCTGATCAACCAGTTCCTCACCAAGCCGATCAACTACTTCCTGTACCGGCTGAGCATCTTCATCTCGGCGCGACTCGTTTCCGGCGCCCTGGTCCTTCTCCCGCTTGCGCTTGCCATGCCCCTGCTTTGGGAGTTCCTGGCGATTCCGCAAGGCACCTGGCTGCTGTGGCATGCGATTCCGGCCCTGGTCATGGCCGCCATGATCCAGTTCACCATCGCCTACTGCTTCGGGCTACTGACGTTCTGGTTCCTTGAGATTCAATCGTTCGTCATCCTCTCTTTTGCGATCGAGACCCTTTTCGCCGGACAAGTCTTCCCATTGGACCTGTTGCCAGCGTCCGTTTACCAGGCGGTGCAGTACCTCCCGTACCCGTACCAAATGTACTTCCCGGTCGCCCTCCTCACCGGCCGCATCACCGACCCTGACGCAGCTATGCAAGGCCTCGCGATCCAGGCATTTTGGGTCGTGGCGCTGGTGGTGATTGCACAGCTTCTCTGGAGCCGCGGGCTGCGAAGGCACACCGCCGTGGGTGGCTGA
- a CDS encoding GAF domain-containing protein encodes MNSPEGVDNLLGVPEATPLQPSHPTDDRGYALLYRISSLIGRTEDPRTALESILADAVSTFGATSGSISLLNPDSGKLEIDVQVGLPGDFDEVSLRLGQGITGWVAFHAKAQLVTDVSADTRYIPLRPDIRCEMAVPMEDNGHVLGVINLDSDRIGAFSQADFELLIRCTHEATAVMTRLWQLRQLREKARQLESMLATGQALVTKVQQAELFETLARDIRRITQTRASTLHVYNRSTQSLRLVSFCSDSQEAAPTSEDIALDSCLVAGVVHTRKQIDFPNVRGPEFFDLLDLPRDPALRSVLCTPMMIENEVLGVISVFTDHVHRFNNDEKRLAAALASLGAVALQNVRLYERVFQSEESLRKNEQLTTLGLLAAEIAHEIRNPLTVIKLLFGTLGLDFEQGDPRKTDVRVIGEKLDQLEAIVTRVLHFAKAPSSVHSRWSIQEIIEDTIVLIRLKLAQSNIRLQFTPPPKPIVIDVHKGQLQQVLLNLLINSTQAMPDGGDIRIQCSIEQREAQKFLHVDITDSGRGIPAPLQERIFDSFLSGRPDGTGLGLAIAKRILVSHHGDITLQSTGSRGTTMRISLPVV; translated from the coding sequence TTGAATTCTCCAGAAGGAGTCGACAACCTCCTCGGCGTGCCTGAAGCCACGCCCCTGCAGCCCTCCCACCCGACCGACGACCGCGGCTATGCGCTGCTCTATCGGATCAGTTCGCTGATTGGTCGCACCGAGGACCCGCGCACGGCGCTCGAGTCCATCTTGGCTGACGCTGTGTCAACATTCGGCGCCACCAGCGGCTCGATCTCGCTGCTGAATCCCGATTCGGGCAAGCTGGAGATCGACGTGCAGGTGGGCCTTCCGGGCGATTTTGACGAGGTGAGCCTCCGCCTTGGCCAGGGTATCACCGGGTGGGTTGCCTTTCACGCCAAGGCCCAGTTGGTGACGGATGTCAGCGCAGACACCCGCTACATCCCACTTCGTCCCGATATCCGCTGCGAGATGGCCGTTCCGATGGAAGACAACGGCCACGTACTGGGGGTGATCAACCTGGACAGCGACCGAATCGGCGCGTTCTCCCAGGCTGACTTTGAGTTGTTGATCCGGTGCACGCACGAAGCGACTGCCGTCATGACACGGCTGTGGCAGCTGCGGCAGCTGCGTGAGAAGGCGCGCCAGCTTGAATCGATGCTCGCCACCGGGCAGGCCTTGGTCACGAAGGTGCAGCAGGCAGAACTCTTCGAGACCCTTGCGCGCGATATTCGACGAATCACTCAGACGCGCGCGAGCACGCTCCACGTGTACAACCGAAGCACCCAATCGCTGCGCCTTGTTTCCTTCTGTTCAGATTCCCAGGAGGCCGCGCCGACAAGCGAGGACATCGCACTCGACTCCTGCCTCGTCGCCGGTGTCGTTCACACCCGCAAGCAGATTGATTTTCCCAACGTCCGGGGGCCTGAATTCTTCGATCTGCTCGATCTGCCACGGGACCCGGCCCTGCGTTCGGTGCTCTGCACACCCATGATGATCGAGAACGAGGTGCTCGGCGTCATCTCCGTATTCACCGACCACGTACACCGCTTCAACAACGACGAGAAGAGGCTCGCCGCCGCACTTGCCAGCCTGGGCGCCGTCGCCCTTCAGAATGTGCGCCTTTACGAGCGGGTGTTCCAGAGCGAGGAGTCCCTCCGCAAAAACGAGCAGCTCACCACGCTTGGCCTTCTCGCCGCAGAGATCGCGCACGAGATTCGGAATCCCCTGACCGTGATCAAACTCCTCTTCGGCACCCTGGGCCTCGATTTCGAACAAGGGGATCCGCGGAAGACCGACGTGCGCGTGATCGGGGAGAAACTCGACCAACTCGAAGCGATCGTGACGCGCGTGCTCCATTTTGCAAAGGCCCCGTCGAGCGTCCATTCGCGGTGGTCCATCCAGGAGATAATCGAGGACACGATCGTTCTCATCCGCCTGAAACTCGCACAGAGCAACATCCGCCTCCAGTTCACGCCGCCTCCCAAGCCAATCGTGATCGACGTGCACAAGGGGCAGCTCCAACAGGTGCTTCTCAATCTCCTCATAAACTCCACCCAGGCGATGCCGGACGGAGGCGACATCCGCATCCAATGCTCAATCGAGCAACGCGAAGCTCAGAAGTTTCTTCACGTCGACATCACGGACTCGGGACGCGGCATCCCCGCCCCCCTGCAGGAACGCATCTTTGATTCCTTCCTTTCAGGCCGCCCCGATGGCACGGGCTTGGGCCTCGCGATCGCCAAGCGTATCCTTGTCAGTCACCACGGTGACATCACGCTCCAGAGCACGGGCTCGCGAGGCACGACTATGCGGATCTCGCTGCCAGTTGTTTGA
- a CDS encoding ABC-2 family transporter protein: MKITRYLRLWAACARYSVIRMMMFRLDFTMWALVELFWMGVNVALVSVIYLHTESIAGWSKYEMLLLVGSSMLTQRILMGLFWSNLFELGKNVRSGNFDFFVAQPGNLLFMASTRKLDLDSLANSLVAIGIVVYAAKQLALTPSVGDIALYALTILSAVVIHYSILVCVVSLTFWIIKTEGVEGSYFTLTEFSRLPKEAFGGILKVIFVWLLPVVVMSNVPARVLRDGFQWQGFAWLIGCAVVWFLFAVWLFHRGVRRYSSASS; this comes from the coding sequence ATGAAAATCACGCGCTACCTCCGCCTCTGGGCCGCCTGCGCCCGCTACTCGGTCATCCGCATGATGATGTTCCGCCTGGACTTCACCATGTGGGCCCTCGTCGAGCTCTTCTGGATGGGTGTCAACGTCGCCCTTGTATCCGTCATCTACTTACACACGGAGTCAATCGCCGGCTGGTCAAAGTACGAGATGCTCCTGCTCGTGGGCTCGTCGATGCTCACGCAGCGCATCTTGATGGGCCTGTTCTGGAGCAATCTGTTTGAACTCGGGAAGAACGTCCGGAGCGGCAATTTCGACTTCTTTGTGGCGCAGCCCGGCAACCTCCTGTTCATGGCGTCAACGCGCAAGCTGGACCTGGACAGCCTCGCCAACTCGCTTGTAGCAATCGGGATCGTTGTTTACGCCGCGAAACAGCTCGCCCTCACGCCCTCCGTCGGGGACATCGCCCTGTACGCCCTCACCATTCTCTCCGCGGTGGTGATCCACTACAGCATTCTCGTCTGCGTCGTTTCACTCACGTTCTGGATCATCAAGACCGAGGGGGTGGAAGGCAGCTATTTCACCCTGACAGAGTTTTCCCGGCTTCCCAAGGAAGCGTTTGGCGGAATCCTGAAGGTGATCTTTGTCTGGCTCCTGCCCGTCGTTGTCATGAGCAATGTCCCCGCACGCGTGCTCCGCGATGGCTTCCAATGGCAGGGTTTCGCCTGGCTGATCGGCTGCGCTGTTGTGTGGTTCCTCTTTGCCGTGTGGCTGTTTCATCGCGGGGTGCGTCGCTATTCGAGTGCCAGTTCCTGA
- a CDS encoding HNH endonuclease codes for MPPVSQGPDMEAVLEQSVLVLNRLWQAVNVIGAKRAFALLARGHAQVVHHHADDFRVFSMMDWIDFSASNPPIDELDSVHTPSRVIRMPRVILLCYFDRLPCKELKLTRNNVFERDGNQCQYCSRVHPREELNLDHVIPRDRGGKTTWENIVCSCIKCNSRKANRLPHEAGMHLIRKPVRPKWRPVISLVLSAQHREKWKDFLDLAYWNVELEE; via the coding sequence ATGCCGCCTGTATCTCAAGGCCCCGATATGGAGGCCGTGCTTGAACAGTCTGTGCTGGTCCTCAATCGCCTTTGGCAGGCGGTTAACGTGATCGGCGCCAAACGAGCCTTTGCGCTCCTTGCCCGGGGGCATGCACAGGTGGTTCACCATCATGCGGACGACTTTCGCGTCTTTTCGATGATGGATTGGATCGACTTCTCGGCGAGCAATCCGCCGATCGACGAGCTCGATTCCGTGCATACGCCCAGCCGCGTCATACGCATGCCGCGGGTCATCCTCCTCTGCTATTTTGACCGGTTGCCCTGCAAGGAGCTGAAGCTGACGCGCAACAATGTCTTCGAACGCGATGGCAACCAGTGCCAGTATTGTTCCCGCGTCCACCCCCGCGAGGAATTGAACCTGGATCACGTCATTCCCCGGGACCGCGGCGGCAAGACCACCTGGGAGAACATCGTGTGCTCGTGCATCAAGTGCAATTCCCGGAAGGCCAACCGCCTGCCGCACGAAGCCGGCATGCACCTCATCCGCAAGCCCGTGCGGCCAAAATGGCGCCCGGTCATCAGCCTCGTCCTGAGTGCCCAGCACCGTGAGAAGTGGAAGGACTTCCTCGATCTCGCGTACTGGAACGTGGAACTGGAGGAGTGA
- a CDS encoding ParA family protein: MSLVFTIANQKGGVGKTTTAVNLAAALAEQKVETLVIDLDPQANATSALGVEKQEGRSIYPVFHGEATALEMITSTAYERLSLLPSEVDLSAAEIELARKENYLGVLREVLQPVRDAKKYQAIIIDCPPALGMLSMNSLAAADFLLIALQCEYMALEGLGQILKVVKDIKENSINPDLEVGGIIMTMFDVRTNLSRQVVDEVKTHLPDKIFENVIPRTVRLSEAPSFGKTIFAYDPLSPGATAYKKLAREVVARFKLKEK, from the coding sequence ATGAGCCTAGTTTTCACCATCGCCAACCAAAAGGGCGGCGTCGGAAAGACCACCACCGCAGTCAACCTGGCCGCAGCACTTGCGGAGCAGAAGGTTGAGACTCTGGTCATCGACCTGGACCCACAGGCAAACGCGACCAGCGCCTTGGGGGTCGAGAAACAGGAGGGACGCAGCATTTACCCCGTTTTCCACGGCGAGGCCACCGCCCTCGAGATGATCACGTCCACCGCCTATGAGCGGCTCTCCCTGCTGCCCAGCGAAGTGGACCTTTCCGCTGCCGAGATCGAGCTCGCCCGCAAGGAAAACTACCTCGGCGTCCTACGCGAGGTCCTCCAGCCAGTGCGCGATGCCAAAAAGTACCAAGCCATCATCATCGACTGCCCCCCCGCCCTGGGCATGCTCTCGATGAACAGCCTGGCTGCAGCCGACTTTCTGTTGATCGCGCTCCAGTGCGAGTACATGGCGCTCGAAGGACTCGGCCAGATCCTCAAGGTGGTGAAGGACATAAAGGAGAATTCGATCAATCCCGACCTCGAGGTCGGCGGCATCATCATGACCATGTTCGATGTGCGCACGAATCTCTCGCGCCAAGTGGTGGATGAGGTAAAGACTCACCTGCCCGACAAGATTTTCGAGAACGTGATTCCGCGTACCGTCCGCCTCAGCGAGGCGCCGAGCTTCGGAAAAACCATCTTCGCATACGACCCGCTCAGCCCGGGTGCCACGGCCTACAAGAAGCTCGCGCGTGAAGTGGTGGCTCGTTTCAAATTGAAGGAGAAGTAA
- the ung gene encoding uracil-DNA glycosylase: MLPPLPKSWMPLLGDECEKPYFRELEAFVETEDRLANVFPAPGERFAALEATPPELVRVVVVGQDPYPTAGHAHGLAFSVREHVRPLPGSLRNIFKELQSDLGAPPAPNGNLMRWARSGVLLLNTVLTVREGDAGSHQKKGWERFTNRVLEVLNQRDDRIVFMLWGRHAQAKRELIRNPRHAVIETAHPSPLSARLFLGCRCFSRANALLEEAGRGCIEW, encoded by the coding sequence ATGCTCCCTCCTCTGCCCAAGTCATGGATGCCCCTGCTCGGCGACGAATGTGAGAAGCCATATTTCCGAGAACTGGAGGCGTTCGTTGAGACCGAGGACCGACTGGCGAACGTTTTCCCCGCACCGGGTGAACGCTTCGCCGCGCTGGAGGCGACGCCGCCGGAGTTGGTGCGGGTCGTGGTGGTTGGACAGGATCCGTATCCCACGGCGGGGCATGCGCATGGGCTGGCATTTTCGGTCCGTGAGCACGTGCGTCCGCTCCCGGGCTCGCTACGCAACATCTTCAAGGAGCTTCAGTCGGACCTCGGAGCCCCGCCGGCCCCCAATGGAAATCTCATGCGCTGGGCCCGGTCCGGCGTGCTCCTGCTAAACACCGTGCTCACGGTGCGCGAAGGGGACGCAGGCTCCCATCAGAAGAAGGGATGGGAACGGTTCACCAACCGTGTACTCGAGGTGCTCAACCAACGCGACGATCGAATCGTATTCATGCTTTGGGGACGACACGCCCAGGCGAAACGAGAGCTGATTCGCAATCCACGGCATGCGGTCATTGAAACTGCGCATCCCTCCCCGCTCTCCGCTCGCCTGTTCCTCGGGTGCCGCTGTTTCTCCCGGGCAAACGCACTTCTTGAGGAAGCAGGCCGGGGGTGCATTGAGTGGTGA
- the glnD gene encoding [protein-PII] uridylyltransferase, whose protein sequence is MLGRVQKHARERLNFSGEVSRDARKAACKTFLRLEGAMMRMRHDAGESGLAITRARSGMVDVMLRTLFDYALASWSRKNGPLPTPVALLALGGYGRGELSPLSDIDIMFLFPAKAKQAVIQPVQAHLVDEILYVLWDCGLKVGHSSRTSDEAFAEARKDIQTKTALLEARLVGGSEQLYETFARLYEGYYRHEDTREYLSARIEDQKARRAKYGDTVFLQEPDIKNGVGGLRDYQNVLWMSRVKLGIKQVDELATQNHLRRNEARDFQRAYDFLLRVRNELHFTSRSPTDLLNLENQPRIAHGLGYRSDDALERVEKFMHHYYRAAQTIFRVSRMMESRLGATNETSRGTSFLELLKIKRTQKSKYIDGFVHRGNELSAQAPDIFHKDPARLIRVFRHGQQLGAKPDAALQGLIRESLPLITRRVVQSTDASISFRAIMSEPGAVYSVLEQMHELGVLGRFIPEFDALTCLVQHEFYHRYTADIHTLHAIRELDNIFTNAEPLCAKYRDALHETPDPSLLYLILLLHDIGKAEGIQGHAESGVTIAQPILKRLQIDPQQAEIVTFIIKNHLIMARFWQKRDVDDPKTIAAFSQQVDNADKLRYLYVHTFCDARGTAAGLWNGYKDTLHTTLFVSTLDRLIHGEAVETKNSERTQMKHQELVAKKIPGVDGEEITAHFNLLPERYFIHTDTDEIALHVQMVNKLLHSISAADSVGSLKPVIDWKDDLNRSLTVVNVVTWDRAGLFYKLAGAFSVAGLSILSAKVISRADHIAIDTFYVVEPARGVVQSSIATETFAKTVEQALVANKDLYPDILAQAKRIGSRLGATNPREALHASFPPTVDVYHELSMQRTIVEIQARDQIGLLYRLAKTIYDHGFDITFARIGTERGIAIDTFYIESANHEPTEDVNRLHALRDALAIVINPPVAEAAIA, encoded by the coding sequence ATGCTAGGTCGGGTCCAGAAACACGCCCGTGAGCGGCTCAATTTTTCAGGTGAAGTCTCCCGCGATGCCCGCAAGGCAGCGTGCAAAACCTTCCTGCGCCTGGAAGGCGCGATGATGCGGATGCGGCATGACGCCGGGGAATCCGGTTTGGCCATCACCCGGGCCAGAAGCGGCATGGTCGATGTGATGCTGCGCACCCTCTTCGATTACGCCCTGGCCTCCTGGAGTCGAAAGAACGGTCCACTTCCTACCCCCGTCGCCCTCCTCGCCCTCGGCGGTTATGGCCGTGGCGAACTGAGCCCGCTCAGCGACATCGACATCATGTTCCTCTTCCCCGCCAAGGCGAAGCAGGCGGTCATCCAACCGGTGCAGGCACACCTGGTGGACGAGATTCTCTACGTACTCTGGGACTGCGGGCTGAAAGTGGGACATTCCTCGCGCACTTCCGACGAGGCGTTCGCTGAAGCGCGGAAGGACATCCAGACCAAGACCGCCTTGCTCGAAGCCCGTCTCGTTGGCGGCTCGGAACAGCTCTACGAGACATTCGCCCGTCTCTACGAAGGCTACTACCGTCACGAAGACACGCGCGAATACCTCAGCGCCCGAATCGAGGACCAGAAGGCGAGGCGCGCGAAATACGGCGACACGGTTTTCCTTCAGGAGCCCGACATCAAGAATGGTGTGGGCGGCCTGCGCGACTACCAGAACGTGCTTTGGATGTCTCGCGTGAAGCTGGGCATCAAGCAGGTGGACGAACTCGCGACCCAAAACCACCTCCGGCGAAACGAGGCCCGCGACTTCCAGCGCGCCTATGATTTCCTCCTGCGCGTACGCAACGAGCTGCATTTCACAAGCCGTTCGCCGACCGACTTGCTCAACCTCGAGAATCAGCCACGCATCGCGCACGGGCTTGGCTACCGCTCCGACGATGCTCTCGAGCGTGTGGAGAAGTTCATGCATCACTACTACCGCGCGGCCCAGACCATCTTCCGCGTGTCGCGCATGATGGAGTCGCGCCTGGGCGCCACCAACGAAACCAGCCGTGGCACTTCGTTTCTCGAGCTTCTCAAAATCAAGCGGACACAGAAATCCAAGTACATCGATGGCTTTGTCCACCGCGGCAATGAACTTAGCGCCCAGGCTCCGGACATTTTCCACAAGGATCCCGCGCGCCTAATCCGTGTGTTTCGCCACGGCCAGCAGCTGGGCGCGAAACCGGATGCGGCCCTTCAGGGTTTGATCCGCGAATCTCTCCCACTCATCACCCGGCGCGTCGTGCAATCGACCGATGCCTCCATCAGTTTCCGAGCCATCATGAGCGAGCCCGGGGCCGTCTATTCCGTCCTCGAGCAGATGCACGAACTGGGTGTGCTCGGCCGGTTCATACCCGAATTCGACGCGCTCACCTGCCTCGTCCAGCACGAATTTTACCACCGTTACACCGCGGACATCCACACGCTTCACGCGATCCGCGAATTGGACAACATTTTCACGAATGCCGAGCCGCTGTGCGCAAAATACCGGGATGCCCTGCACGAAACCCCGGACCCTTCACTTTTGTATCTGATTCTTCTTCTGCATGATATAGGGAAAGCCGAAGGAATTCAAGGCCACGCCGAGAGCGGAGTTACGATTGCGCAACCCATTCTCAAACGCCTGCAAATCGACCCGCAGCAGGCGGAGATTGTCACGTTTATTATCAAGAATCACCTGATCATGGCACGCTTCTGGCAGAAGCGGGATGTCGATGATCCCAAAACCATCGCTGCCTTCTCACAACAGGTGGACAACGCCGACAAGCTGCGTTACCTCTATGTGCACACCTTCTGCGATGCGCGCGGCACGGCAGCAGGCCTTTGGAACGGCTACAAAGATACCCTACACACGACACTTTTCGTCTCCACGCTAGATCGTCTCATACACGGCGAGGCGGTAGAGACCAAGAATTCGGAGAGAACTCAGATGAAGCATCAAGAGCTGGTTGCCAAAAAGATTCCGGGCGTGGATGGGGAGGAAATCACCGCCCACTTCAATCTCCTTCCCGAACGCTACTTCATACACACCGATACCGACGAGATTGCGCTGCATGTGCAGATGGTGAACAAACTGCTGCACTCGATCTCGGCCGCAGATTCCGTCGGTTCCCTCAAGCCGGTCATCGACTGGAAGGACGACCTGAACCGAAGCCTCACCGTGGTCAATGTAGTCACGTGGGACCGCGCCGGCCTTTTCTATAAACTCGCCGGTGCATTCAGTGTCGCCGGCCTCAGCATCCTGAGCGCCAAGGTAATCTCCCGTGCCGACCACATCGCGATCGACACCTTCTACGTCGTCGAGCCCGCGCGCGGGGTTGTGCAGAGTTCCATCGCGACTGAGACGTTCGCCAAGACCGTTGAACAGGCATTGGTCGCCAACAAGGATCTCTACCCGGACATCCTGGCGCAGGCGAAACGCATCGGCTCCCGCCTCGGCGCCACGAATCCACGCGAAGCGTTGCACGCTTCGTTTCCGCCGACAGTGGATGTTTACCACGAGCTTTCGATGCAGCGCACCATCGTCGAGATCCAGGCGCGCGACCAGATCGGCCTCCTCTATCGGCTTGCAAAGACGATCTACGATCATGGCTTCGACATCACCTTTGCCCGCATCGGCACGGAACGCGGCATCGCCATCGACACCTTCTACATCGAATCGGCAAACCACGAACCGACAGAGGACGTCAATCGCCTGCATGCCCTGCGCGATGCGCTGGCAATCGTGATCAACCCGCCGGTGGCTGAGGCCGCAATCGCCTGA